In a single window of the Megalobrama amblycephala isolate DHTTF-2021 linkage group LG3, ASM1881202v1, whole genome shotgun sequence genome:
- the nucb2a gene encoding nucleobindin-2a has product MSCLKGLLTSCLVLASVMSWAKAVPISIDKTKVKVPEETVKEPPQSVDTGLHYDRYLREVIDFLEKDQHFREKLHNTDMEDIKQGKLAKELDFVSHHVRTKLDELKRQEVSRLRTLIKAKQDIEGGNDIAVDHQALLKQFEYLNHMNPHTFEVEDLDRLIKSATKDLENYDKERHEEFKRYEMMKEHERREHLKTLDEEDRKKEEEHYEEMKKKHADHPKVNHPGSKDQLKEVWEEADGLDPEDFDPKTFFNLHDTNGDGFFDEQELEALFTKELEKIYDPTNEEDDMVEMEEERLRMREHVMNEVDTNKDRLVSLDEFLVATKKKEFLEPDSWETLEQNQAYTEEEMREFEEHLVRQEEDLNQKAADLQKQREDLERQQEQLNAQKIELQQAVEHMERLKTQKVPSQPEMHLEGNAVPESLGHDQPPVLPEHQPLSPGHQDIPPEQQQQHDVPQNQQDLGQEHQNIAQENQPPGHNSPPQDSQKVPLEHNVP; this is encoded by the exons ATGTCCTGTTTAAAGGGGCTCCTCACCAGCTGCCTTGTATTGGCGAGTGTGATGTCCTGGGCCAAGGCAGTGCCAATAAGTATAGATAAAACTAAGGTGAAGGTCCCAGAAGAAACAGTCAAAGAGCCTCCCCAGAGTGTG GACACCGGACTACACTATGACCGCTATCTCAGGGAAGTTATCGATTTCCTTGAAAAAGATCAACATTTTAGAGAAAAGCTCCACAACACAGACATGGAAGATATAAAG CAAGGGAAGTTGGCTAAGGAGCTTGACTTTGTCAGCCACCATGTGAGAACCAAGCTGGATGAACTCAAAAGGCAAGAGGTCAGCCGCCTGAGAACCCTGATCAAAGCCAAGCAGGACATTGAAGGAGGGAATG ATATTGCAGTAGATCACCAGGCGTTACTCAAGCAGTTTGAATATCTGAACCACATGAACCCGCACACATTTGAGGTTGAGGATCTGGACAGACTCATCAAATCG GCTACAAAAGATCTGGAGAACTACGACAAGGAGCGGCATGAAGAATTTAAAAGGTACGAGATGATGAAAGAGCATGAGAGACGAGAACACCTGAAGACACTTGATGAGGAGGACAGGAAGAAAGAGGAGGAGCACTATGAGGAGATGAAGAAGAAACATGCTGATCACCCCAAAGTCAACCACCCT GGTAGCAAGGATCAGCTAAAAGAAGTGTGGGAGGAGGCTGATGGCCTTGACCCTGAAGATTTTGACCCAAAAACATTCTTTAATTTACAtg ACACTAACGGAGATGGCTTCTTTGATGAACAAGAGCTGGAAGCCCTATTCACGAAAGAG ctggAGAAGATCTATGATCCAACTAATGAAGAAGACGACATGGTTGAAATGGAGGAGGAGAGGCTACGAATGAGAGAACACGTTATGAATGAG GTTGATACCAATAAAGACAGACTGGTGTCCTTAGACGAGTTCCTGGTTGCCACAAAGAAAAAAGAGTTTCTTGAACCAGACAGCTGGGAA ACTCTAGAACAGAACCAGGCATATACTGAAGAAGAGATGAGAGAGTTTGAAGAGCATTTGGTCAGGCAGGAGGAAGACTTAAACCAGAAAGCAGCTGACCTTCAGAAGCAGAGGGAGGATCTAGAGCGACAGCAGGAACAGCTCAATGCTCAGAAAATAGAACTGCAGCAG GCTGTGGAGCATATGGAACGGTTGAAAACACAGAAGGTACCGTCTCAACCTGAGATGCATT TGGAGGGAAATGCTGTTCCTGAGTCATTAGGACATGACCAACCTCCTGTGCTCCCTGAGCACCAGCCTCTGTCCCCAGGACACCAAGATATCCCtccagaacaacaacaacaacatgatGTACCCCAGAATCAACAGGATCTAGGACAGGAACACCAAAATATAGCCCAAGAAAACCAGCCACCAGGACACAACAGTCCACCCCAAGATTCTCAAAAGGTGCCTCTCGAACACAACGTGCCATAG
- the rps13 gene encoding 40S ribosomal protein S13, with protein MGRMHAPGKGLSQSALPYRRSVPTWLKLTSDDVKEQIFKLAKKGLTPSQIGVILRDSHGVAQVRFVTGNKILRILKSKGLAPDLPEDLYHLIKKAVAVRKHLERNRKDKDAKFRLILVESRIHRLARYYKTKRVLAPNWKYESSTASALVA; from the exons ATGGGTCGTATGCACGCTCCTgg CAAGGGCTTGTCCCAGTCGGCACTGCCCTATAGACGAAGTGTCCCCACA TGGCTCAAATTGACATCTGATGATGTTAAAGAGCAAATCTTCAAACTGGCCAAGAAGGGTCTGACCCCCTCACAGATCG GTGTGATCCTGAGGGATTCCCATGGTGTTGCTCAGGTGCGTTTTGTCACTGGCAACAAGATCCTCAGGATCCTGAAGTCCAAAGGCCTGGCCCCTGACCTGCCTGAGGATCTCTACCACCTCATCAAGAAAGCTGTTGCTGTGAGGAAGCACTTGGAAAGGAACAGAAAG GACAAGGATGCTAAGTTCCGCCTGATTCTGGTTGAGAGCAGAATCCACAGGCTTGCCCGCTACTACAAGACCAAGAGAGTACTTGCCCCCAACTGGAAGTA CGAATCCTCCACAGCTTCTGCACTGGTGGCATAA